In a single window of the Pseudoxanthomonas sp. F37 genome:
- a CDS encoding DUF6776 family protein, with product MNARPAPPTVPPPRFRRGPVIAGIALAMALALGGWALWRALAGGADGEATPSQLREQQRRIESLEQQVATLSRSDQISRDANRDLQATLSERDEEIAGLRADVAFYERFVGATAQRRGLSVHELTLQPQDEQAWHFTATLTQNLNRGAVNAGRLLVSVEGTEAGKLRRLAWSDLRQQPDAPGVPYSFKYFQQVEGDLLLPPGFKPVRVIARVVPQGGAAVEQSFPWAQAAAKEGAGEGAGAH from the coding sequence ATGAACGCCAGGCCCGCTCCGCCGACCGTGCCACCGCCCCGTTTCCGCAGGGGGCCGGTGATCGCGGGCATCGCGCTGGCCATGGCCCTGGCGCTGGGCGGCTGGGCCCTGTGGCGCGCGCTGGCGGGCGGCGCCGACGGTGAGGCTACGCCGTCGCAGCTGCGCGAGCAGCAGCGACGGATCGAATCGCTGGAGCAGCAGGTGGCCACCCTGTCGCGCTCGGACCAGATCAGCCGCGACGCCAACCGCGACCTGCAGGCCACGCTGTCCGAACGCGACGAGGAAATCGCCGGCCTGCGCGCCGATGTGGCCTTCTACGAACGCTTCGTCGGCGCCACCGCCCAGCGCCGCGGCCTGTCCGTGCACGAACTGACCCTGCAGCCGCAGGACGAGCAGGCCTGGCACTTCACCGCCACGCTCACCCAGAACCTCAATCGCGGCGCCGTCAATGCCGGCCGCCTGCTGGTGTCGGTGGAAGGGACCGAGGCCGGCAAGCTGCGCCGCCTGGCCTGGTCCGACCTGCGCCAACAGCCCGATGCGCCAGGCGTGCCGTATTCGTTCAAGTACTTCCAGCAGGTCGAAGGCGACCTGCTGCTGCCGCCGGGCTTCAAGCCGGTCCGCGTCATCGCGCGCGTGGTGCCGCAGGGCGGCGCCGCCGTGGAACAGTCGTTCCCGTGGGCGCAGGCCGCGGCGAAGGAAGGCGCCGGCGAGGGGGCCGGCGCGCACTGA